Genomic DNA from Peribacillus simplex:
AATCCCATTACTGAGGAAGAAATAAAGCAACAAAAACTCGAAGAACTGAAAACGCTCATCACCGATAATGAAGATGCATTGAACAATATGTTTAAAATCGTCAATGAACTGAATGACTCGGGAGTATTCGAAGCCGCGACCTCCATGCTTCAAGGAAAAGAACAAATCGCGAAAATCGCTCTTCAACAAATCACAAGGCAACCTGTTACAAACCTGATCAATACCCTAATGGGGGCAACAGGAGCCTTGATGAACGCCGATGCCGCACAATCCACGAAACTGCTTAACAGTGCACTTGCAGGAATCGATGAAGGAAACAAATTCCTTCAGGCAGATAAGAAGATCGGAGTTTTGGATTTAATGAAAACATTGAATGATCCAGACATAAACCGGGCGATCGGCTTTGGAGTTCACTTCCTAAAGGGAATGGGCAAGGAATTAAAAGAATAGAATCGGAACAAAGACTCAAGAGAAGCTTCTTTTGAGTCTTTTTTTATCATGTTTGACGATATTGATGCAAAATTAAGGAATCTGGGGATTTCCAAAATGTTGATGTACATAGGGCCAAATCACTCATCAAAATACAGGCTGTACACCCTTCCCTTTATTCGCACCACTGCTTGTCAGATTCAATGATTGCAAGATTTTCGTTGCACTGGATGCAGAGGAAATGTTTAAAAAATCCCCCACCTGCCGATTCGTTATGGTCGAGCCTAATAGATAAAAATAATCTCGTAACGCCAGGATATGTGCTTTTTACTGGATAGTTGGCATTGAGAGCAAATCCATGTGCCATGCCTTCTACATAACTGATTCCCCTTGCAATTCTCACATATCACCCCTTTTATTGGGTCCTTTTCGGTAAGGTTATATCGTTCCAGAATGGAAAAGTCCGCATCGATGTGGAGTTTATTCATTACAAGAACTGCTTTTTTCTAATCTTTTTCACTAAAAATGGAGTCTGTTATGGAATCTTCCATTTGACTAATTTTATAAGGAGGTGCATCGCGATGGATAACTTTATAGTGGAGTTTATGGTTACCAGGAGCTGCATGGATGATTGTTTGGGATTGCTGATGACAATTAAAGAAAGGATGAGAAGTGAGGGAAAACCATTTTTCAAGAACCAATTGGTCAACTGTGATTCTTGGCGGCTGACTTGTATGATGGGATCTGGAAATGCCGTTTCTTTTCCTTCGATCGTTCGAATCAGCTGGTTGAAATGAGGATCAGCGAAAACTCCTGATTTATCTGCGAATTATACGATTTATCGATTTTTCGACAAAAACAACTAAAATTAAGCAAAAAAAAGCCTTACTTCACAGAAATTGTAGTAAGGCTCTGACTATTTAAAATGTTACCTCCAAAGAAAAGAAACCTTATTTTAACTTTCCTATTGATAGGTTAACACGATAATTCCCGTACTTTAATAGCCGCCCTAGAAAGTTATCCAATTCTTCATTGGAAGCAAAATGCGTTTTTAATAAATAACATCCCTCACCACTTACACGATGTACTTCAGAAATTCCTTCTTCTTCTTGAAAGAAATCCATAAACTCTTGATGATTAGCTGTAGTTACGAACAAAGTAACAAATGCAGTCACGATTTGTCCTAATTTGATTCGGCTTATTGCGATTGTATATTGTTCAATAATCCCTAAATCCTCTAATCTTCGAATTCGATTTCCTACAGCCTGCCCCGTCATATGTATTTTTTGACCAAGTTCTTTCCATTGTATTCTTGAGTTTTCTCCTAATAATTTCAGTATCTCAAAATCTGTTTGATCAATGATATAAACCAATCCTTTCATCGTGAAAGCAGAAAGCCAGAAAGTGTTTCGCCAACTTATTCTGCTTATCGATACAATTCACTATACTTAGTTTACCCTCTTACATCACATTATTTATCAGTTATATTCACCTATAACATAGAGGACGCAACAAAAAATACATCTAGATTTAAAGGAGGTTACAAATATGTTATTACAAGAAATTTTATCGTACAATGAACAATTTGTACAAAACAAGGAATACATGCCATATGAAGCAACAAAAATGCCGCAAAAACGTATGGTTGTTGTCTCTTGCATGGATGCTCGCTTAATTGAGCTACTTCCAAAAGCTTTAGATTTGCACAATGGTGATGCAAAAATCATCAAAAATGCAGGTGGTACGATTACCGATGCCTTCGGTAGTATCATGCGAAGTGTTGTAACAGCCGTATATGAATTAAATGCAGATGAAATCTATATTATTGGACACCATGCATGTGGTATGAGCCAAAGTAATCCAAAAGGAACACTAAAAAAAATATTAGATCGTGGAGTATCTTCACCAGAAATTTTAACAGCTATTGAATATGCTGGAATTGACCTTGAAAAGTGGTTATTTGGATTTGATAATGTCGAAGATTCAATTCAAGCTAATATTGATTTAGTGAAAAATCATCCATTTATTCCAAAAGACGTTCCTGTACACGGTTTAGCTATTGATCCTCATACAGGTAAACTAGATTTGTTAGTTGATGGATATAAAGCATTAAATGGTCTGAAAAATTAATTATTATTACTCAAATGGAAGGAAGTTATTAGATATGAATAGAAAAGAAGCTACGCAAAAAATTATGGAAGCAAAACTTGCAAAAGGTTTAACATGGGAAGAAATTTCAAAGGTAAGTGAAAACTCTGAAACTTGGGTTGTAACAGCATTATTGGGACAAGCTACAATGACACGTCCAGAAGCGGAAAAAATGGCCGCACTACTAGAGTTAGATGAAGAAGTAGTTCAAGCATTAACGGTAATTCCACATAGAGGTGAAGTAATGCAAATGCCTCCTACTGACCCAATCTTATATCGATTATATGAAATGTTATTAGTGTACGGACCAACTATTAAAGAATTAATTCAAGAAAAAGTTGGCGAAGGCATTATGAGTGCAATCAATTTCGAACTAGGTGTGGACAAAGAAGAAGATCCAAATGGCGGTGACCCTCGTGTAGTCCTTACACTTAACGGAAAATTCTTACCTTATCGCAGATGGTAATCGATTAAGTAATCTATCTATATAATTGAAATAATTTTATAGACCTAAAAAATCCATCCTTTTTAATCTAACTGTATAGAAAGGATGGATTTTTCCTATGAGAATCTTTTTCAGCAAAGGAGAATAATATGAATAAAAAATATTTTGATGCCAGCTTTAGTATCCTACAGTGGTTTGTGTTTCTATTAGCAAATGCAATTGCATTGCCTATCATCATCGGTGGCATATTCCATTTATCAATAGAAGATATCTCAACATTAATGCAGCGAACTTTTTTTATTGTGGGAGTAAGTTCATTTATACAAGCATGGTTTGGGCATCGCTACCCCATTGCGGATGGTCCAGCCGGTTCATGGGTAAGTATATTTGTCATATTGGGACAAGTAGGTATGAATCAGGGACAGAGTGCAAAAGATGTATTACAACTTTTAGAAGGTGGATTAATTATTGCGGGTATATTACTCTTTATTCTTGGTATAACAGGGCTTGTGCATCGAATACTACGTTTATTTACACCTTTGGTTACAGGAACCTTTCTTTTAATCTTAGCTCTTCAGCTTAGTGGTGTGTTACTAAAAGGAATGATGGGATTACAAGGAGCTGTAACTCATCCTGATTATACAACAGCTACTATTGCGCTCTTTGTTTTTGCCATCATTACTTTCTTATCAATCAAAGGGAAAGGATGGATGAAAAGTTACGCTGTGTTACTCGGAATTTCATGTGGTTGGCTTTTGTATGCTGTATTAGGAAAATCGTCTCATATGCCTTCACACACCATTAGTTAAGTTACCAGAGATATTTGCTTGGGGCATGCCTAGATTCGATATTGGAATGACTCTAACTGCAACTTTATTTACATTTCTTTTAGTTGCAAATACGATCGCCGCCATTTCGGCTGTAAAACAAGTGGCTCCGTTATACAAAGAAAATGAAAAGCAAACACTGAACCGTGGTGTATGGGCCGGAGGTATATCACATGTTATTTCGTCGTTATTCTCTACAATTGGAATTGTACCATTACCTGCATCAGCAGGATTTATTCAACTAACAGGACAAAAAAAAGTGAAGACGTTCCTTATAGCAAGTCTTATATTAGCAGGAATTTCTTTTATCCCCTTAATTGTAAGCTTTATATCCTTGCTGCCAGGTTCTATTGCTAATGCTGCACTTTTAGCAACATTTGTCCAAATGATAGGAATTTCATTTCAATCGATTTTACGTGAAGAATTAAATCAACGCCGATTAACTATATTAGGAATTACATTATTAATCAGTTTGGGAATCATGTTCCTTCCAGAAAGTGCATTTAGCGGAATTCCTTCTTCCTTACAATATGTTTTAAGTAATGGATTACTCGTGGGTACCATGATTGTCATTCTACTGGAACAGTTTTGGAAAGAGTAAAGTATTTATATACTTATTTATAAAAGGAAGTATTAGATGGAATTAATAATTGATTTTTCAGATGAAACTGCAGCAGTAAAAGAAGCATATGTTGGCCAAAACGGCCATCTTATGCTCCTTACAAAATCAAATAAAAAACCACCAATATATGTATTGGTGGAGACGGTGGGAGTCGAACCCACGTCCAGACATAACGGCACTTAAGCTTCTACGAGTGTAGTCGATATATTCGCATTTCGCGAACTCATTAGCCTATCGACAGGCGGCAGAGCAGCTAGTCTGATTGGTCTCTTCCTTCATCCTCAGACGGTGGATTCCGGCGTATCCCACTTAGAGTGAGTCCCTTACCCTACCACGTGGGCCATGGAGGGAGGAACAGCTATCGACTGTTATTAAGCAGCGAAAGCTAGGTTGTTGTTTTGTTTGCCAGTTATAGGCGTTGACGTTTTAACGAGGCCGATCCCCTCGACTCGCAACTTAAGCTCGAACTATCCCTGTCGAATCCGTAACGTCCCCATGATGGAAATGGAGCGTACGAGAGAAGAATAGTCAGCAAGTTGGCTGATATTCAATTGTCATCGGTACAGGATTAATTATAACAGATTGGCTCAAAAAATCAATTGTAAGGTCTTGGCAGTTCTACATCTTCTGCCGCTCACGGAAAGCACGTTCGATATCACGTTTCGCTTCCTTCTTCTTCAGGTCTTCACGCTTGTCATATTGTTTCTTCCCTTTACCCAGTCCGATTAAAACCTTGGCAAAGCCATTTTTCAAATACATTTTCAACGGCACGATCGTGTAACCCGTTTCTTTCGTTTCGCCAATCAGCTTATTGATTTCCTTTTTGTGCAGAAGGAGTTTACGTGTCCTTAATGGATCATGATTGTAACGATTTCCTTGCTCATACGGGCTGACATGCATATTATGAAGGTACAATTCGCCGTTTTGTATTTTGGCAAAGGAATCCTTCAAATTCACTTTTGCCGCACGAATCGATTTGATTTCGGTCCCTTGCAAAACGATTCCCGCTTCAAATGTTTGTTCAATAAAGAAATCATGATACGCTTTTTTATTTTGTGCTAGTTGTTTACCTGATCCTTTTGGCATCTAACTCTCCCCTTTTTACATCCAATCGCGGCGAGAGGATGAAATGATCATCCCCCCGCCTCAATCTTTATCTCTTTTTTGGTTTTCTCTTGCGCTTGGCAGCTGGCGCATTTTCAAAGAATTTTTTCTTCTTTTTCGGTTTTTTTCCAGAAGAAGGCGAATCTCCATTACGGCCGCCGCCATTTCCTTCCTTACGTCCCCCATTGCCGCCTCGGCCGCGTTTGCGTTCACCTGAATTGGCCTTGAATATTTTCTTTTCGCCAGATGGACGCGGACGGCTTACCTTCATGCCGATAATTTCAAAATCGATGGCGCGTTCCTCTTTATTGACGTTGGAAACACGTACGTCGATCTCATCGCCAATCCGGAACACATTACCGGTACGCTCCCCGATCATTGCAAGCTGACGCTCATCGAAGCGGTAATAATCATCCGTCATGAAGCTGACATGGACAAGTCCTTCAATGGTGTTCGGCAACTCGACGAACATCCCGAAATTCGTAACCGAACCAATGATCCCGGTATACTCTTCGCCGATTTTATCCAGCATATATTCCGCTTTCTTCAGATCATCCGTTTCCCGTTCAGCATCGACCGAGCGACGTTCACGTTTCGACGTATGATCGGCAATTTCAGGTAAGTTGGCATTCCATTTCTCCTTCGTGGCTTCATCCATTTTACCTTCCACCAAGTAGGTCCTGATCAACCTGTGCACGATCAAATCCGGGTAACGGCGAATCGGCGAGGTGAAATGTGTATAAAACTCAGCAGATAATCCAAAGTGACCTAAGCTCTCCGGATCATATTTCGCCTGTTGCATGGAACGAAGCATGACGGTTGAAATGACCGTTTCTTCCGGTTTACCGGCAACTGCCTCGATGATTTCCTGTAACGCCTTAGGATGGACGTCATTGGCCGATCCCCTTACAATATATCCGAAATTCGTAATGAATTCGAAGAAACGCTGCAGTTTTTCCGGCTTTGGATCTTCATGAATACGGTAGATGAACGGAACGTCAAGACGGTGGAAATGCTCTGCAACGGTTTCATTAGCCGCAAGCATGAACTCTTCAATCAGCTTTTCCGCTACCGACCTTTCACGTAAAACCACATCAGTCGGATGGCCCTCTTCATCAACGATGACTCTCGCTTCATTGAAATCAAAGTCGATCGCACCGCGGTTCATC
This window encodes:
- a CDS encoding DUF1641 domain-containing protein, with product MAAPITEIHNPITEEEIKQQKLEELKTLITDNEDALNNMFKIVNELNDSGVFEAATSMLQGKEQIAKIALQQITRQPVTNLINTLMGATGALMNADAAQSTKLLNSALAGIDEGNKFLQADKKIGVLDLMKTLNDPDINRAIGFGVHFLKGMGKELKE
- a CDS encoding Lrp/AsnC family transcriptional regulator is translated as MKGLVYIIDQTDFEILKLLGENSRIQWKELGQKIHMTGQAVGNRIRRLEDLGIIEQYTIAISRIKLGQIVTAFVTLFVTTANHQEFMDFFQEEEGISEVHRVSGEGCYLLKTHFASNEELDNFLGRLLKYGNYRVNLSIGKLK
- a CDS encoding beta-class carbonic anhydrase, whose translation is MLLQEILSYNEQFVQNKEYMPYEATKMPQKRMVVVSCMDARLIELLPKALDLHNGDAKIIKNAGGTITDAFGSIMRSVVTAVYELNADEIYIIGHHACGMSQSNPKGTLKKILDRGVSSPEILTAIEYAGIDLEKWLFGFDNVEDSIQANIDLVKNHPFIPKDVPVHGLAIDPHTGKLDLLVDGYKALNGLKN
- the cynS gene encoding cyanase, giving the protein MNRKEATQKIMEAKLAKGLTWEEISKVSENSETWVVTALLGQATMTRPEAEKMAALLELDEEVVQALTVIPHRGEVMQMPPTDPILYRLYEMLLVYGPTIKELIQEKVGEGIMSAINFELGVDKEEDPNGGDPRVVLTLNGKFLPYRRW
- the smpB gene encoding SsrA-binding protein SmpB; this translates as MPKGSGKQLAQNKKAYHDFFIEQTFEAGIVLQGTEIKSIRAAKVNLKDSFAKIQNGELYLHNMHVSPYEQGNRYNHDPLRTRKLLLHKKEINKLIGETKETGYTIVPLKMYLKNGFAKVLIGLGKGKKQYDKREDLKKKEAKRDIERAFRERQKM